The Gemella haemolysans ATCC 10379 genome segment CCCCATACTAAGCTTAATCCACGAGCAACTTTTGCACTTGGAGTCACAGCTAAAATAGACGCATTTGGACGGTATTTAGAAATTAATCTAGCTGTTTTCCCTAATTCAGTATAAGTTACGATTGTGTGTAAGTCTAAGTTTAGAGCTGTGTATCCTACAGATACTCCAATTGCGTTTGTAATATCTTTAGTTACAACTTTTTTAGAACGTTCTTTTAAGATACGAGAGTAATCTTGCATTTCTTCAGTACGTTTAGCGATTGTAGCCATTGTACGAACTGATTCGATTGGGTAAGAACCCGCTGCTGATTCTCCTGATAACATGATTGCATCAGTTCCGTCGTAAATTGCATTAGCTACGTCAGATACTTCGGCACGTGTTGGACGTGGGTTTTTTTGCATTGAGTCTAACATTTGAGTAGCTGTGATTACAAATTTACCAGCTTCATTACATTTAGCAATGATATCTTTTTGCATAATTGGTACTTCTTCTGCTGGCACTTCAACACCAAGGTCTCCACGAGCGATCATAATACCATCAGATACTGCGATGATTTCATCAATGTTATCGATAGCTTCTTGACATTCGATTTTAGGGATGATTTGAACGTGTTCACATCCTTCTTCTTTAAGGATACGTCTAACTTCTAGTACGTTTTCTTTTGTACGAACGAATGAAGCAGCAACGAAGTCAATATCTTGTTTACATCCGAAACGAATATCCTCTTCATCTTTTGGAGTGATACCTGGTAATTTTGTAGATACACCTGGTACGTTAACTCCTTTTTTGTTTTTAAGTACTCCACCATTTTGAATAGTAGTGTAGATTAATCCACCTTCAGCATCAACTTTGTTTACTGTTAATCCGATTAATCCGTCGTCAAGTAAGATTGTATCTCCAGCTTTAACGTCATGTACTAATTCACCATAAGTGATTGAGAATTTTTCTGTTGTTCCAAGAACTTCTGTCATAGAAACGATAACATCTTTTCCAGTTTCTAACATGATTGCATCATTTTCCATGTTGTGAGTTCTGATTTCAGGACCTTTAGTATCTAAAAGGATAGCTAAGTTAGTTCCTGTTGCTTCTCTAACTTCTTTGATTGTTTGAATTCTTGCACCGTGCTCTGAGTAGTCACCGTGTGAGAAGTTAAGACGACAAACGTTCATCCCTAACTCTACCATTTGTGTTAATGTTTCTTTAGCTTCAGACTTAGGTCCAATAGTACAAATAATTTTTGTTTTTTTCTGTATCATAATATACCTCTTAAATTTTAATCTTTTATTATTTTAACTTATTTTCA includes the following:
- the pyk gene encoding pyruvate kinase, producing MIQKKTKIICTIGPKSEAKETLTQMVELGMNVCRLNFSHGDYSEHGARIQTIKEVREATGTNLAILLDTKGPEIRTHNMENDAIMLETGKDVIVSMTEVLGTTEKFSITYGELVHDVKAGDTILLDDGLIGLTVNKVDAEGGLIYTTIQNGGVLKNKKGVNVPGVSTKLPGITPKDEEDIRFGCKQDIDFVAASFVRTKENVLEVRRILKEEGCEHVQIIPKIECQEAIDNIDEIIAVSDGIMIARGDLGVEVPAEEVPIMQKDIIAKCNEAGKFVITATQMLDSMQKNPRPTRAEVSDVANAIYDGTDAIMLSGESAAGSYPIESVRTMATIAKRTEEMQDYSRILKERSKKVVTKDITNAIGVSVGYTALNLDLHTIVTYTELGKTARLISKYRPNASILAVTPSAKVARGLSLVWGVDAQISEQAKSTDEMLLTAARIAKSSGYAKVGDAIVITGGINTSVSNAGTTNFLKVSVID